Proteins from one Toxotes jaculatrix isolate fToxJac2 chromosome 13, fToxJac2.pri, whole genome shotgun sequence genomic window:
- the tpd52 gene encoding tumor protein D52 isoform X2, translating to MEDAEKDSQQHPDSIPEVGEDAVTSVGPSSPPPAMTEEERQELQEELDKVEDEIQTLSQVLAAKEKQLADIKRKLGITPLNELKQNITKTWQEVTTSTAYRRTSETLSQAGLKATAAFSNVGSVISRKLEDVR from the exons ATGGAGGATGCAGAGAAAG ATTCCCAGCAGCATCCGGACTCAATCCCAGAGGTAGGAGAAGATGCCGTGACGTCTGTCGGTCCCTCTTCCCCTCCACCCGCCATGACAGAGGAGGAGcggcaggagctgcaggaagagTTGGACAAG gtagAGGATGAGATCCAGACTCTGTCCCAGGTGCTGGCTGCCAAGGAGAAGCAGTTGGCGGACATTAAGAGGAAGCTGGGCATCACACCTCtcaatgagctgaaacagaaTATCACCAAAACCTGGCAGGAGGTCACCACCTCCACCGC ctaTAGGAGGACATCTGAAACGCTCTCTCAGGCAGGCCTGAAGGCCACAGCGGCTTTCTCCAATGTGGGCTCAGTCATCAGCCGGAAGCTCGAGGACGTCAGGTGA
- the tpd52 gene encoding tumor protein D52 isoform X1, translating into MEDAEKDSQQHPDSIPEVGEDAVTSVGPSSPPPAMTEEERQELQEELDKVEDEIQTLSQVLAAKEKQLADIKRKLGITPLNELKQNITKTWQEVTTSTAYRRTSETLSQAGLKATAAFSNVGSVISRKLEDVRNAPTFKSFEEKVETLKTKMTPSASTSNPSDEDSSGPTTESPLSQPEDPPTQETPLN; encoded by the exons ATGGAGGATGCAGAGAAAG ATTCCCAGCAGCATCCGGACTCAATCCCAGAGGTAGGAGAAGATGCCGTGACGTCTGTCGGTCCCTCTTCCCCTCCACCCGCCATGACAGAGGAGGAGcggcaggagctgcaggaagagTTGGACAAG gtagAGGATGAGATCCAGACTCTGTCCCAGGTGCTGGCTGCCAAGGAGAAGCAGTTGGCGGACATTAAGAGGAAGCTGGGCATCACACCTCtcaatgagctgaaacagaaTATCACCAAAACCTGGCAGGAGGTCACCACCTCCACCGC ctaTAGGAGGACATCTGAAACGCTCTCTCAGGCAGGCCTGAAGGCCACAGCGGCTTTCTCCAATGTGGGCTCAGTCATCAGCCGGAAGCTCGAGGACGTCAG GAATGCACCAACTTTCAAGTCATTTGAGGAGAAAGTGGAGACTTTGAAG ACCAAGATGACTCCATCAGCATCCACCAGTAACCCCAGTGACGAAGACAGCAGCGGCCCAACCACCGAGTCCCCGCTCAGTCAGCCAGAGGACCCACCCACCCAGGAGACGCCATTGAACTGA